A section of the Falco biarmicus isolate bFalBia1 chromosome 3, bFalBia1.pri, whole genome shotgun sequence genome encodes:
- the LOC130146122 gene encoding digestive cysteine proteinase 2-like, giving the protein MGVLRWLVVSALCATVWGQDYGLSRPPPHFGSIYHVRGVINLPYAEIEEPFEAWYNLTGNKSRIQYYGGQVITYQLAAVKPYGMRYKITPETTEKEVNTRKCFQLPGSKEDVVKAQSVFPSIDGFKFLREEYYRGRYCAVWQNVTRWAQKKNVYTLWVTNSSCGVAPVHYEMRGYNSLLGSHYDKYEIAYSDFDNSFPPSVFDIPVNETKKCGVLPGSVAEHRVLANPMEDLVGRHQPWAHEVFHHYRRRLGRQYGSARELEHRQSIFVHNMRFVHSRNRAALSYTLALNHLADRTPQELAALRGRRRSGAPNNGQPFPTELYTGLILPESLDWRMYGAVTPVKDQAVCGSCWSFATTGAMEGALFLKTGVLTPLSQQVLIDCSWGFGNYACDGGEEWRAYEWIKKHGGIASTESYGTYKGQNGLCHYNQSEMLAKITGYVNVTSGNITAVKAAIYKHGPVAVSIDASHKTFSFYSNGIYYEPKCANKPGELDHAVLAVGYGVLQGETYWLIKNSWSTYWGNDGYILMAMKDNNCGVATEATYPILA; this is encoded by the exons ATGGGTGTTCTCCGCTGGCTGGTGGTCTCTGCGCTCTGCGCCACCGTCTGGG GACAGGACTATGGGCTCTCCCGGCCACCTCCTCATTTCGGTTCCATCTACCATGTCCGAG GTGTCATTAACCTGCCCTATGCCGAGATCGAGGAGCCCTTCGAAGCCTGGTACAACCTGACGGGAAACAAGAGCCGGATCCAATATTATGGGG GGCAGGTGATAACCTACCAGCTGGCAGCGGTGAAGCCCTATGGGATGCGGTACAAGATCACGCCAGAGACCACCGAGAAGGAGGTGAACACCAGGAAATGCTTCCAGCTGCCCGGCTCCAAGGAGGACGTGGTCAAGGCTCAGAGCGTCTTCCCCAGCATTGATGGCTTCAAG TTCCTGCGTGAGGAGTACTACCGGGGCCGGTACTGTGCTGTGTGGCAGAACGTCACTCGCTGGGCGCAGAAGAAGAACGTCTACACCCTGTGGGTGACCAACTCCAGCTGTGGGGTGGCCCCCGTCCACTACGAGATGCGGGGCTACAACAGCCTGCTGGGCTCCCACTACGACAAGTACGAGATCGCCTACAGCGACTTCGACAACAGCTTCCCCCCCTCCGTCTTCGACATCCCCGTCAATG AGACCAAGAAGTGTGGGGTCCTGCCGGGGAGCGTGGCGGAGCACCGGGTGCTGGCAAACCCCATGGAGGATCTGGTGGGACGGCACCAGCCCTGGGCCCACGAGGTTTTCCACCACTACCGCAGGCGGCTGGGGCGGCAGTACGGCTCCGCGCgggagctggagcacaggcagagcaTCTTCGTGCACAACATGAG GTTCGTGCACTCGAGGAACCGCGCCGCGCTCTCCTACACGCTGGCGCTGAACCACCTGGCCGACCGCACGCCCCAGGAGCTGGCTGCCCTGCGGGGCCGGCGCCGGAGCGGGGCTCCCAACAACGGGCAGCCCTTCCCCACCGAGCTCTACACCGGCCTCATCCTGCCTGAGAGCCTCGACTGGCGCATGTATG GTGCTGTCACCCCTGTGAAGGACCAGGCTGTCTGCGGGTCCTGCTGGAGCTTCGCCACGACGGGTGCGATGGAGGGTGCCCTCTTCCTCAAG ACCGGCGTGCTGACCCCCCTGTCCCAACAAGTCCTCATCGACTGCTCCTGGGGCTTCGGGAACTACGCCTGTGACGGGGGCGAGGAGTGGAGAGCCTACGAGTGGATCAAGAAACACGGTGGCATCGCCAGCACCGAGTCCTACGGCACCTACAAGGGGCAG AACGGCTTGTGCCACTACAACCAATCTGAGATGCTGGCCAAGATCACGGGCTATGTCAACGTCACCTCAGGCAACATCACGGCAGTCAAAGCCGCCATCTACAAGCACGGCCCTGTGGCCGTCAGCATCGACGCCTCGCACAAGACCTTCTCCTTCTACTCCAACGGCATCTACTATGAGCCCAAGTGTG CGAACAAGCCTGGAGAGCTGGACCACGCAGTGCTGGCCGTGGGCTATGGGGTCCTGCAGGGAGAGACCTACTGGCTCATCAAGAACTCCTGGTCCACATACTGGGGCAATGATGGCTACATCCTCATGGCCATGAAGGACAATAACTGTGGTGTGGCCACCGAAGCCACCTACCCCATCCTGGCCTGA
- the FGR gene encoding tyrosine-protein kinase Fgr isoform X1, with translation MGCVHCKEKGSGKGQVGGEVGTPPPLTSQYDPDPTQPSAIFTRIPDFNNFHGTAVPSAPSFTGPGLCTSNTLQMRSGGITGGGVTLFIALYDYEARTEDDLTFQKGEKFHIINNTEGDWWEARSLSTGTTGYIPSNYVAPVDSIQAEEWYFGKIGRKDAERQLLCHGNCRGTFLIRESETTKGAYSLSIRDWDEAKGDHVKHYKIRKLDNGGYYITTRAQFDTVQQLVQHYIERAAGLCCRLAVPCHKGTPRLADLSVKTKDVWEIPRESLQLLKKLGNGQFGEVWMGTWNGTTKVAVKTLKPGTMSPEAFLEEAQIMKRLRHDKLVQLYAVVSEEPIYIVTEFMSQGSLLDFLKDGDGRYLKLPQLVDMAAQIAAGMAYIERMNYIHRDLRAANILVGDNLVCKIADFGLARLIEDNEYTARQGAKFPIKWTAPEAALFGKFTIKSDVWSFGILLTELVTKGRVPYPGMNNREVLEQVERGYRMQCPSNCPPSLHEVMVQCWKREPEERPTFEYLQSFLEDYFTATEPQYQPGDNQ, from the exons ATGGGCTGTGTGCACTGCAAAGAGAAGGGATCTGGcaaagggcaggtggggggcgAGGTGGGCACCCCCCCACCTCTCACCTCCCAGTACGACCCCGACCCCACGCAGCCGAGCGCCATCTTCACCCGCATTCCTGACTTCAACAACTTCCACGGCACGGCAGTGCCTTCGGCTCCATCCTTCACGGGGCCAGGGCTCTGCACCTCCAACACGCTGCAAATGCGGAGCGGGGGCATCACAG GTGGGGGTGTGACGCTCTTCATCGCCCTGTACGACTATGAGGCCAGGACAGAGGACGACCTGACCTTCCAGAAAGGGGAGAAATTCCACATCATCAACAACAC GGAGGGTGACTGGTGGGAGGCCAGGTCGCTGAGCACAGGCACCACGGGCTACATCCCCAGCAACTACGTGGCCCCTGTGGACTCTATCCAGGCAGAAGA GTGGTACTTTGGGAAGATCGGGCGCAAGGATGCGGAGCGGCAGCTCCTGTGCCATGGCAACTGCAGGGGCACCTTCCTCATCCGGGAGAGTGAGACAACGAAAG GAGCCTACTCCCTCTCCATCCGGGACTGGGACGAGGCCAAGGGAGACCACGTGAAGCACTATAAGATTCGGAAACTGGACAATGGGGGCTACTACATCACCACCCGTGCCCAGTTTGACACCGTCCAGCAGCTGGTCCAGCACTATATAG AGCGGGcggctgggctgtgctgccgCCTGGCCGTGCCGTGCCACAAGGGAACCCCCAGGCTGGCCGACCTCTCGGTCAAAACCAAAGACGTGTGGGAGATCCCCCGCGAGTCGCTCCAGCTCCTCAAGAAGCTGGGCAACGGGCAGTTCGGGGAAGTGTGGATGG GCACATGGAATGGCACCACGAAGGTGGCGGTGAAGACGCTGAAGCCGGGCACCATGTCACCCGAGGCTTTCCTGGAGGAGGCTCAGATCATGAAGCGGCTGCGGCACGACAAGCTGGTGCAGCTCTACGCCGTCGTGTCGGAGGAGCCCATCTACATCGTCACCGAGTTCATGAGCCAGG GCAGCTTGCTGGATTTCCTAAAGGATGGGGACGGCCGCTACCTGAAGCTGCCCCAGCTGGTGGACATGGCTGCCCAG ATCGCGGCGGGCATGGCCTACATTGAGCGGATGAACTACATCCACCGGGACCTCCGCGCTGCCAACATCCTGGTGGGAGACAACCTGGTGTGCAAGATCGCTGACTTCGGCCTCGCTCGCCTCATCGAGGACAACGAGTACACAGCGCGCCAGG GTGCCAAGTTCCCCATCAAGTGGACGGCCCCCGAGGCCGCGCTTTTTGGGAAATTCACCATCAAGTCAGACGTCTGGTCCTTCGGCATCCTCCTGACTGAGCTGGTGACCAAAGGCCGGGTGCCCTACCCAG GGATGAACAACcgggaggtgctggagcaggtggagcGGGGGTACCGCATGCAGTGCCCGAGCAACTGCCCACCCTCCCTGCACGAGGTGATGGTGCAGTGCTGGAAGCGGGAGCCCGAGGAGCGCCCCACCTTCGAGTACCTCCAGTCCTTCCTCGAGGACTACTTCACTGCCACCGAGCCCCAGTACCAGCCGGGGGACAAccagtga
- the LOC130146296 gene encoding digestive cysteine proteinase 1-like translates to MEGLGWLLVLGAATMLEAECRASLETPTFGDIYHVTGVISLPYAEIREPFEAWYNLTGGKSRIEYYGGQVVTYQFGSIEPFGASFKVTPETTETEVNVRKCFRINGTNRDLIAPQSVFPSLDNFKRVREERFRGQHCAVWQNVSYWGHKKNVYTLRVGSSAHGPVPLHYEVHGFNSLLGSHYDKYEIDYSSFSHRFPPSVFHLPEGVQCKQWPTASPEHRIMANPMQEFVGRAPEMDHVHHHLFHHYKERFGKSYNSEEEHEHRKRTFIHNMRFVHSRNRAALSYTLALNHLADRTPQELAALRGRRRSGAPNNGQPFPTELYAGLILPESLDWRLYGAVTPVKDQAVCGSCWSFATTGAMEGALFLKTGVLTPLSQQVLIDCSWGFGNYACDGGEEWRAYEWIMKHGGIASTESYGPYLGQNGYCHCNQSELLGQLTGYASVEPGSATALKAALVKHGPVAVNIDASHKSFTFYANGVYEEPRCGNETLALDHAVLAVGYGVLQGKSYWLIKNSWSTYWGNDGYVLMAMKDNNCGVATAASFPILA, encoded by the exons atggaggggctggggtggctgctggtgctgggggccgCCACGATGCTGG aagCAGAGTGCAGAGCTTCTCTGGAGACACCCACGTTTGGGGACATCTACCATGTCACAG GAGTCATCAGCCTGCCTTACGCAGAGATCAGGGAGCCCTTCGAAGCCTGGTACAACCTCACTGGTGGGAAAAGCCGCATCGAGTACTATGGCG GCCAAGTGGTCACCTACCAGTTTGGCTCCATCGAGCCCTTCGGGGCCAGCTTCAAGGTGACGCCTGAGACAACGGAGACAGAGGTCAACGTCCGCAAGTGCTTCCGCATCAATGGCACCAACAGGGACCTTATCGCCCCGCAGAGTGTCTTCCCCAGCCTGGACAACTTCAAG CGGGTGCGGGAGGAGCGCTTCCGTGGGCAGCACTGCGCCGTCTGGCAGAACGTTTCCTACTGGGGTCACAAGAAGAACGTCTACACGCTGCGggtgggcagctctgcccacgGCCCTGTGCCCCTGCACTACGAGGTGCACGGCTtcaacagcctcctgggctcCCACTATGACAAGTACGAGATCGACTACTCCTCCTTCAGCCACCGCTTCCCTCCCAGCGTCTTCCATCTCCCCGAGG GGGTGCAGTGCAAGCAGTGGCCCACAGCCAGCCCCGAGCACCGCATCATGGCCAACCCCATGCAGGAGTTTGTGGGGAGGGCACCAGAGATGGACCATGtccaccaccacctcttccaCCACTACAAGGAGCGGTTCGGGAAGAGCTACAACAGCGAGGAGGAGCACGAGCATCGCAAGCGCACCTTCATCCATAACATGCG gttCGTGCACTCGAGGAACCGCGCCGCGCTCTCCTACACGCTGGCGCTGAACCACCTGGCCGACCGCACGCCCCAGGAGCTGGCTGCCCTGCGGGGCCGGCGCCGGAGCGGGGCTCCCAACAACGGGCAGCCCTTCCCCACCGAGCTCTACGCCGGCCTCATCCTGCCCGAGAGCCTCGACTGGCGGCTGTATG GTGCTGTCACCCCTGTGAAGGACCAGGCTGTCTGCGGGTCCTGCTGGAGCTTCGCCACGACGGGCGCGATGGAGGGTGCCCTCTTCCTCAAG ACCGGCGTGCTGACCCCCCTGTCCCAACAAGTCCTCATCGACTGCTCCTGGGGCTTCGGGAACTACGCCTGCGACGGGGGCGAGGAGTGGAGAGCCTACGAGTGGATCATGAAGCACGGTGGCATCGCCAGCACCGAGTCCTACGGGCCCTACCTGGGGCAG AATGGCTACTGCCACTGCAACCAGTCGGAGCTGCTGGGCCAACTCACCGGCTACGCCAGCGTGGAGCCGGGCAGTGCCACCGCGCTGAAGGCTGCATTGGTCAAGCACGGCCCCGTGGCCGTCAACATCGACGCCTCGCACAAGTCCTTCACCTTCTACGCCAACGGTGTCTACGAGGAGCCCCGCTGTG GAAATGAGACATTGGCGCTGGACCACGCAGTGCTGGCCGTGGGCTACGGGGTCCTGCAAGGCAAGAGCTACTGGCTCATCAAGAACTCCTGGTCCACATACTGGGGCAACGATGGCTATGTCCTCATGGCCATGAAGGACAATAACTGCGGTGTGGCCACTGCCGcctccttccccatcctggCCTGA
- the FGR gene encoding tyrosine-protein kinase Fgr isoform X2, translated as MGCVHCKEKGSGKGQVGGEVGTPPPLTSQYDPDPTQPSAIFTRIPDFNNFHGTAVPSAPSFTGPGLCTSNTLQMRSGGITGGGVTLFIALYDYEARTEDDLTFQKGEKFHIINNTEGDWWEARSLSTGTTGYIPSNYVAPVDSIQAEEWYFGKIGRKDAERQLLCHGNCRGTFLIRESETTKGAYSLSIRDWDEAKGDHVKHYKIRKLDNGGYYITTRAQFDTVQQLVQHYIEYNDGLCHLLTRACPAMKPQTLGLAKDAWEIVRESISLDKKLGMGCFGDVWMGTWNGTTKVAVKTLKPGTMSPEAFLEEAQIMKRLRHDKLVQLYAVVSEEPIYIVTEFMSQGSLLDFLKDGDGRYLKLPQLVDMAAQIAAGMAYIERMNYIHRDLRAANILVGDNLVCKIADFGLARLIEDNEYTARQGAKFPIKWTAPEAALFGKFTIKSDVWSFGILLTELVTKGRVPYPGMNNREVLEQVERGYRMQCPSNCPPSLHEVMVQCWKREPEERPTFEYLQSFLEDYFTATEPQYQPGDNQ; from the exons ATGGGCTGTGTGCACTGCAAAGAGAAGGGATCTGGcaaagggcaggtggggggcgAGGTGGGCACCCCCCCACCTCTCACCTCCCAGTACGACCCCGACCCCACGCAGCCGAGCGCCATCTTCACCCGCATTCCTGACTTCAACAACTTCCACGGCACGGCAGTGCCTTCGGCTCCATCCTTCACGGGGCCAGGGCTCTGCACCTCCAACACGCTGCAAATGCGGAGCGGGGGCATCACAG GTGGGGGTGTGACGCTCTTCATCGCCCTGTACGACTATGAGGCCAGGACAGAGGACGACCTGACCTTCCAGAAAGGGGAGAAATTCCACATCATCAACAACAC GGAGGGTGACTGGTGGGAGGCCAGGTCGCTGAGCACAGGCACCACGGGCTACATCCCCAGCAACTACGTGGCCCCTGTGGACTCTATCCAGGCAGAAGA GTGGTACTTTGGGAAGATCGGGCGCAAGGATGCGGAGCGGCAGCTCCTGTGCCATGGCAACTGCAGGGGCACCTTCCTCATCCGGGAGAGTGAGACAACGAAAG GAGCCTACTCCCTCTCCATCCGGGACTGGGACGAGGCCAAGGGAGACCACGTGAAGCACTATAAGATTCGGAAACTGGACAATGGGGGCTACTACATCACCACCCGTGCCCAGTTTGACACCGTCCAGCAGCTGGTCCAGCACTATATAG aATATAACGACGGGTTGTGCCATCTGCTAACCCGCGCGTGCCCCGCTATGAAGCCCCAGACCCTGGGATTAGCTAAGGACGCCTGGGAGATAGTGCGGGAATCCATCAGCCTCGACAAGAAACTCGGCATGGGATGTTTCGGAGACGTGTGGATGG GCACATGGAATGGCACCACGAAGGTGGCGGTGAAGACGCTGAAGCCGGGCACCATGTCACCCGAGGCTTTCCTGGAGGAGGCTCAGATCATGAAGCGGCTGCGGCACGACAAGCTGGTGCAGCTCTACGCCGTCGTGTCGGAGGAGCCCATCTACATCGTCACCGAGTTCATGAGCCAGG GCAGCTTGCTGGATTTCCTAAAGGATGGGGACGGCCGCTACCTGAAGCTGCCCCAGCTGGTGGACATGGCTGCCCAG ATCGCGGCGGGCATGGCCTACATTGAGCGGATGAACTACATCCACCGGGACCTCCGCGCTGCCAACATCCTGGTGGGAGACAACCTGGTGTGCAAGATCGCTGACTTCGGCCTCGCTCGCCTCATCGAGGACAACGAGTACACAGCGCGCCAGG GTGCCAAGTTCCCCATCAAGTGGACGGCCCCCGAGGCCGCGCTTTTTGGGAAATTCACCATCAAGTCAGACGTCTGGTCCTTCGGCATCCTCCTGACTGAGCTGGTGACCAAAGGCCGGGTGCCCTACCCAG GGATGAACAACcgggaggtgctggagcaggtggagcGGGGGTACCGCATGCAGTGCCCGAGCAACTGCCCACCCTCCCTGCACGAGGTGATGGTGCAGTGCTGGAAGCGGGAGCCCGAGGAGCGCCCCACCTTCGAGTACCTCCAGTCCTTCCTCGAGGACTACTTCACTGCCACCGAGCCCCAGTACCAGCCGGGGGACAAccagtga